One window of the Cryptomeria japonica chromosome 7, Sugi_1.0, whole genome shotgun sequence genome contains the following:
- the LOC131078148 gene encoding uncharacterized protein LOC131078148 has translation MTSHLSSGESFLVHGGSSGIGTFAIQIAKHIGAKVFVTAGNEEKLKCCKELGADVAINYKTEDFVSRVKEETGGKGVDVILDNMGGPYLQRNLDALGLDGRLFIIGFQGGSVTEINLSSIFARRLTIQAAGLRTRAVENKAHIIADVQKHVWPAIEEGKVKPVIHVSLPLSQVAEGHRIMESSTHIGKILLTI, from the exons GTACATGGAGGTTCCAGTGGCATTGGAACATTTGCTATTCAGATAGCCAAGCACATTGGAGCAAAAGTTTTTGTTACAGCAGGCAA TGAGGAAAAGTTGAAATGCTGTAAGGAGCTTGGAGCCGATGTTGCTATAAATTACAAAACAGAAGATTTTGTGTCTCGTGTGAAGGAGGAAACTGGAGGAAAAG GTGTTGATGTAATATTGGATAATATGGGTGGTCCTTATCTTCAGAGAAACCTAGATGCTTTGGGTCTTGATGGGAGACTATTTATTATTGGTTTCCAAGGAGGTTCTGTCACAGAGATCAACTTGTCAAGCATATTTGCAAGGCGTCTTACTATCCAAG CGGCGGGATTGCGGACTCGGGCTGTAGAGAACAAGGCGCATATTATTGCTGATGTACAAAAGCATGTCTGGCCTGCCATTGAAGAAGGCAAAGTGAAGCCTGTGATTCACGTATCACTTCCTTTGTCACAAGTTGCAGAGGGCCACAGAATTATGGAATCGAGCACCCATATTGGAAAAATTCTACTTACAATATAG